A single region of the Bos mutus isolate GX-2022 chromosome 24, NWIPB_WYAK_1.1, whole genome shotgun sequence genome encodes:
- the SLC14A1 gene encoding urea transporter 1 isoform X3, which produces MSGRSLIGAAGDAYPGPLWRGPFGKKSGEAAHRVFPWINLAVVQGPEEQEPEETSMDDNPTAVKLDQGGNQAPQGRGRRCLPKALGFITGDMKEFANWLKDKPQALQFVDWVLRGISQVVFVSNPISGILILVGLLVQNPWCALNGCVGTVVSTLTALLLSQDRSAITAGLQGYNATLVGILMAIYSDKGNYFWWLLFPVSAMSMTCPVFSSALNSVLSKWDLPVFTLPFNMALSMYLSATGHYNPFFPSTLITPVTSVPNVTWPDLSALQLLKSLPVGVGQIYGCDNPWTGGIFLGAILLSSPLMCLHAAIGSLLGIIAGLSLSAPFEDIYAGLWGFNSSLACIAIGGTFMALTWQTHLLALACALFTAYLGASMSHVMAVVGLPSGTWPFCLATLLFLLLTTKNPNIYKMPISKVTYPEENRIFYLQSRKRTVQGPL; this is translated from the exons atgagTGGACGGTCTTTGATTGGCGCTGCTGGTGACGCCTATCCTGGTCCTCTTTGGAGGGGcccttttggaaaaaaatctggTGAGGCAGCGCACAGAGTCTTCCCCTGGATAAACTTGGCCGTGGTCCAGGGGCCAGAAGAACAG GAGCCAGAAGAGACATCCATGGATGACAACCCCACTGCAGTTAAATTGGACCAGGGTGGAAATCAGGCTCCACAAGGTCGAGGCAGAAGATGCCTCCCCAAGGCACTTGGCTTTATCACTGGTGACATGAAAGAATTTGCCAACTGGCTTAAAG ACAAACCCCAGGCTCTGCAGTTCGTCGACTGGGTTCTTCGGGGGATATCCCAAGTTGTGTTTGTCAGCAACCCCATAAGTGGAATCCTGATTCTGGTGGGACTCCTGGTCCAGAATCCCTGGTGTGCACTCAATGGCTGTGTGGGAACAGTGGTCTCCACCCTGACGGCCCTGTTACTCAGCCAGGACAG GTCCGCCATTACAGCGGGGCTCCAGGGCTACAACGCTACCCTGGTGGGAATCCTCATGGCCATCTATTCGGACAAGGGAAACTATTTCTGGTGGCTGTTATTCCCTGTATCTGCTATGTCCATGACGTG tcCAGTTTTCTCGAGCGCATTGAACTCCGTGTTGAGCAAATGGGACCTGCCTGTCTTCACTCTGCCCTTCAATATGGCGTTGTCAATGTACCTTTCTGCCACGGGACATTACAATCCATTTTTCCCAAGCACCTTGATCACACCTGTCACCTCAGTTCCCAATGTCACCTGGCCTGACCTCAGTGCCCTGCAG CTGCTGAAGTCCCTGCCTGTGGGTGTGGGTCAGATATATGGCTGCGATAATCCATGGACAGGGGGCATCTTCCTAGGCGccatcctcctctcctccccactcatGTGCCTGCATGCTGCAATCGGGTCCTTGCTGGGGATAATAGCAG GACTCAGTCTTTCAGCTCCATTTGAGGACATCTACGCTGGACTCTGGGGCTTCAACAGCTCTCTAGCTTGCATTGCAATTGGAGGAACGTTCATGGCACTCACCTGGCAAACCCACCTCCTGGCTCTTGCCTGTG CCCTGTTCACTGCCTACCTGGGAGCCAGCATGTCACACGTGATGGCTGTG GTCGGATTGCCATCTGGTACCTGGCCCTTCTGTTTAGCCACACTACTGTTCCTCCTGCTGACCACAAAAAACCCCAACATCTACAAGATGCCCATCAGTAAAGTCACTTATCCTGAGGAAAACCGCATCTTCTACCTACAATCCAGGAAAAGGACGGTTCAAGGGCCTTTGTGA
- the SLC14A1 gene encoding urea transporter 1 isoform X1 produces MDDNPTAVKLDQGGNQAPQGRGRRCLPKALGFITGDMKEFANWLKDKPQALQFVDWVLRGISQVVFVSNPISGILILVGLLVQNPWCALNGCVGTVVSTLTALLLSQDRSAITAGLQGYNATLVGILMAIYSDKGNYFWWLLFPVSAMSMTCPVFSSALNSVLSKWDLPVFTLPFNMALSMYLSATGHYNPFFPSTLITPVTSVPNVTWPDLSALQLLKSLPVGVGQIYGCDNPWTGGIFLGAILLSSPLMCLHAAIGSLLGIIAGLSLSAPFEDIYAGLWGFNSSLACIAIGGTFMALTWQTHLLALACALFTAYLGASMSHVMAVVGLPSGTWPFCLATLLFLLLTTKNPNIYKMPISKVTYPEENRIFYLQSRKRTVQGPL; encoded by the exons ATGGATGACAACCCCACTGCAGTTAAATTGGACCAGGGTGGAAATCAGGCTCCACAAGGTCGAGGCAGAAGATGCCTCCCCAAGGCACTTGGCTTTATCACTGGTGACATGAAAGAATTTGCCAACTGGCTTAAAG ACAAACCCCAGGCTCTGCAGTTCGTCGACTGGGTTCTTCGGGGGATATCCCAAGTTGTGTTTGTCAGCAACCCCATAAGTGGAATCCTGATTCTGGTGGGACTCCTGGTCCAGAATCCCTGGTGTGCACTCAATGGCTGTGTGGGAACAGTGGTCTCCACCCTGACGGCCCTGTTACTCAGCCAGGACAG GTCCGCCATTACAGCGGGGCTCCAGGGCTACAACGCTACCCTGGTGGGAATCCTCATGGCCATCTATTCGGACAAGGGAAACTATTTCTGGTGGCTGTTATTCCCTGTATCTGCTATGTCCATGACGTG tcCAGTTTTCTCGAGCGCATTGAACTCCGTGTTGAGCAAATGGGACCTGCCTGTCTTCACTCTGCCCTTCAATATGGCGTTGTCAATGTACCTTTCTGCCACGGGACATTACAATCCATTTTTCCCAAGCACCTTGATCACACCTGTCACCTCAGTTCCCAATGTCACCTGGCCTGACCTCAGTGCCCTGCAG CTGCTGAAGTCCCTGCCTGTGGGTGTGGGTCAGATATATGGCTGCGATAATCCATGGACAGGGGGCATCTTCCTAGGCGccatcctcctctcctccccactcatGTGCCTGCATGCTGCAATCGGGTCCTTGCTGGGGATAATAGCAG GACTCAGTCTTTCAGCTCCATTTGAGGACATCTACGCTGGACTCTGGGGCTTCAACAGCTCTCTAGCTTGCATTGCAATTGGAGGAACGTTCATGGCACTCACCTGGCAAACCCACCTCCTGGCTCTTGCCTGTG CCCTGTTCACTGCCTACCTGGGAGCCAGCATGTCACACGTGATGGCTGTG GTCGGATTGCCATCTGGTACCTGGCCCTTCTGTTTAGCCACACTACTGTTCCTCCTGCTGACCACAAAAAACCCCAACATCTACAAGATGCCCATCAGTAAAGTCACTTATCCTGAGGAAAACCGCATCTTCTACCTACAATCCAGGAAAAGGACGGTTCAAGGGCCTTTGTGA
- the SLC14A1 gene encoding urea transporter 1 isoform X2 codes for MAIYSDKGNYFWWLLFPVSAMSMTCPVFSSALNSVLSKWDLPVFTLPFNMALSMYLSATGHYNPFFPSTLITPVTSVPNVTWPDLSALQLLKSLPVGVGQIYGCDNPWTGGIFLGAILLSSPLMCLHAAIGSLLGIIAGLSLSAPFEDIYAGLWGFNSSLACIAIGGTFMALTWQTHLLALACALFTAYLGASMSHVMAVVGLPSGTWPFCLATLLFLLLTTKNPNIYKMPISKVTYPEENRIFYLQSRKRTVQGPL; via the exons ATGGCCATCTATTCGGACAAGGGAAACTATTTCTGGTGGCTGTTATTCCCTGTATCTGCTATGTCCATGACGTG tcCAGTTTTCTCGAGCGCATTGAACTCCGTGTTGAGCAAATGGGACCTGCCTGTCTTCACTCTGCCCTTCAATATGGCGTTGTCAATGTACCTTTCTGCCACGGGACATTACAATCCATTTTTCCCAAGCACCTTGATCACACCTGTCACCTCAGTTCCCAATGTCACCTGGCCTGACCTCAGTGCCCTGCAG CTGCTGAAGTCCCTGCCTGTGGGTGTGGGTCAGATATATGGCTGCGATAATCCATGGACAGGGGGCATCTTCCTAGGCGccatcctcctctcctccccactcatGTGCCTGCATGCTGCAATCGGGTCCTTGCTGGGGATAATAGCAG GACTCAGTCTTTCAGCTCCATTTGAGGACATCTACGCTGGACTCTGGGGCTTCAACAGCTCTCTAGCTTGCATTGCAATTGGAGGAACGTTCATGGCACTCACCTGGCAAACCCACCTCCTGGCTCTTGCCTGTG CCCTGTTCACTGCCTACCTGGGAGCCAGCATGTCACACGTGATGGCTGTG GTCGGATTGCCATCTGGTACCTGGCCCTTCTGTTTAGCCACACTACTGTTCCTCCTGCTGACCACAAAAAACCCCAACATCTACAAGATGCCCATCAGTAAAGTCACTTATCCTGAGGAAAACCGCATCTTCTACCTACAATCCAGGAAAAGGACGGTTCAAGGGCCTTTGTGA